One genomic window of Lytechinus variegatus isolate NC3 chromosome 1, Lvar_3.0, whole genome shotgun sequence includes the following:
- the LOC121409610 gene encoding short coiled-coil protein B-like: MSNMTKEDNDSATLPTDVNRANDCSTDDGEDAEEKARLICQVLELQNTLDDLSLRVDKVKEENLKLKSENQVLGQYIENLMSASSMFQSTSPKNKKKSGGKSKKSDK, translated from the exons ATGTCTAATATGACAAAAGAGGATAACg acTCTGCTACCCTTCCCACCGATGTGAACCGAGCCAACGACTGCTCCACAGATGACGGGGAAGATGCCGAGGAGAAGGCTAGGCTAATATGTCAGGTCCTGGAACTACAGAATACACTAGATG ATCTCTCTTTAAGAGTAGACAAAGTGAAAGAAGAGAACCTGAAGCTAAAATCAGAGAATCAGGTCCTGGGTCAGTACATAGAGAACCTCATGTCAGCATCCAGCATGTTCCAGTCGACATCACCCAAAAACAAGAAGAA GTCAGGAGGCAAAAGCAAGAAGTCGGACAAGTGA
- the LOC121429878 gene encoding uncharacterized protein K02A2.6-like, whose amino-acid sequence MDDIVVWGSTQEEHDDRLRKVLDIAQKSNLKLNRDKCEFNVNQMTFIGDLISQDGVRPDPKKVAAIRNMARPTCKQDIQRFLGMINYQAKFIPNLSTRSAPLRILLDKKVEWMWENEQEKAWCELKEALMSQPVLHFYDCTKPTKISADASKNGLGAVLLQQHEQNWHPIAYASRAMTDAETRYAQIEKELLAMTYGCEKFHQYIYGQKIEVETDHKPLIPLFVKSLADCPLRIQRLLIRVQRYDLKVSYTPGKYMFTADTLSRAVDPKAELNVETEEDIRVYVYMIVQAMPVTSNKRQEIVEETKKDVELQELLATIRNGWPESKQQCPARIKQYWNIRSELSEADGIIFKGSKIVIPTSMRQYILNQVHEGHLGIEKCKKRAREVIYWPRINADITEMVQNCTSCLMYKPKQQAESLNPHAVPNRPWEKIAVDLFTLNKREYMVVVDYYSQFIEVCTLTSTTSKAVINHMKAIFARHGTPCELMSDNGPQFASQEFKSFAKEWDFHHTTSSPHYPQSNGLAENAVKIVKNLILKSQHSGQDIHRALQVYRSSPIACGKSPAELLYNRQIRSNLPCLTLCSITNRLILNL is encoded by the coding sequence ATGGATGACATAGTGGTATGGGGAAGCACTCAAGAAGAGCATGACGATCGTCTGAGAAAAGTTCTAGACATCGCACAAAAATCAAACCTGAAACTCAATCGAGACAAGTGTGAGTTCAATGTGAACCAGATGACTTTCATTGGTGACTTGATCAGCCAAGATGGAGTCAGACCAGATCCTAAAAAGGTGGCTGCCATCAGAAACATGGCAAGACCAACCTGTAAACAGGACATACAAAGGTTCTTGGGGATGATAAACTACCAAGCAAAATTCATTCCAAACCTATCAACAAGGTCAGCACCTCTACGTATTTTGCTTGACAAGAAGGTAGAGTGGATGTGGGAAAATGAACAAGAAAAAGCATGGTGCGAGTTGAAAGAAGCTCTAATGAGTCAACCAGTGCTTCATTTCTATGACTGCACAAAACCCACAAAGATATCAGCTGATGCTTCAAAAAATGGACTAGGAGCAGTTCTCCTACAGCAACATGAACAAAATTGGCATCCAATAGCTTACGCATCAAGAGCTATGACGGATGCAGAAACACGTTACGCTCAGATAGAAAAAGAACTCTTAGCTATGACTTACGGatgtgaaaaatttcatcaatatatctATGGTCAAAAGATAGAAGTTGAAACAGATCACAAGCCACTTATCCCATTGTTTGTTAAGTCATTGGCAGATTGTCCTTTACGCATTCAAAGATTACTAATCAGAGTACAGAGATATGATCTCAAAGTGTCATATACACCTGGAAAGTACATGTTCACTGCTGATACACTGTCACGAGCAGTAGATCCAAAAGCAGAATTGAATGTTGAAACTGAAGAAGATATCAGAGTCTATGTATATATGATAGTACAAGCAATGCCAGTAACATCAAACAAAAGACAAGAAATTGTTGAAGAGACCAAAAAAGATGTAGAGCTTCAAGAGTTGCTAGCCACCATCAGAAATGGTTGGCCAGAAAGTAAGCAACAATGTCCAGCAAGAATAAAACAGTACTGGAACATTCGAAGTGAACTCTCTGAAGCAGATGGAATCATATTCAAAGGTTCTAAAATAGTAATTCCAACTTCCATGAGACAATACATACTAAACCAAGTACACGAAGGTCACTTAGGCATTGAGAAATGTAAGAAACGTGCTAGGGAAGTAATCTATTGGCCAAGAATCAATGCAGACATCACTGAAATGGTCCAAAATTGTACTTCATGCCTAATGTACAAACCAAAACAACAGGCTGAAAGCCTAAATCCTCATGCAGTGCCTAATCGTCCTTGGGAAAAAATTGCCGTAGATCTATtcactttgaacaaaagagaATATATGGTCGTCGTCGACTACTACTCACAATTCATTGAAGTATGTACTTTGACTTCAACTACAAGCAAGGCCGTGATTAATCACATGAAAGCAATATTTGCTcgtcatggtacaccatgtgaaCTGATGTCGGATAATGGTCCTCAATTTGCAAGCCAAGAATTCAAAAGCTTTGCAAAAGAATGGGATTTTCACCATACCACATCGAGTCCACATTATCCACAATCAAATGGCCTCGCAGAAAATGCTGTGAAGATTGTCAAAAATCTCATACTGAAGTCACAACACAGTGGACAAGATATCCACAGAGCTTTACAAGTCTATCGAAGTTCACCAATAGCATGCGGAAAATCTCCAGCAGAACTTCTGTACAATCGTCAGATTAGGTCAAACCTTCCATGCTTGACACTTTGCTCAATAACCAACAGATTGATACTAAATCTGTGA